catcaactgggcataccccgttttctctagcatacggctgcgaggcaatgttgcccattgaagtcgaaattccaacgattcgaactcagatttacgaccaaagttccaatcatactcagctcgaagaaaccctagacttgatcgaagaaaaaagggaagaggctcagctgaaaaatgctgcttaccagcaatggaccacgagatatttcaataagagggttcgagaccgaaagttcggagtgggagacctgattttgagacgagtattcttagcaacccgagatccagcagctggggtgctcgggccgaattaggaaggaccataccagatagagtcaatcatccgaccgagcgtatacaaacttgcgagattagatgggagcctgatacctcgagcatggaatggcgaacaccttagaccatattatcaatagtgtagaaggtgtcgcctgtaaccatgattttctgtatttagtttgtttttgaatttcaaataaagggtctactttgtttcacatgtaatttatttttattttttgcaaatctctcttaatttaataacctatgatcacactcataggatattaagggggcatcattggtatacataccaccagcttaaaaaaataaaaaatatacataaagtacttggatataaccaagtacgcgatattAGATAGAtcagacataaccgaattatcaaacacaaagtatttggacatgaccaaatgcgcgagcttagatagttcggatataaccgaaccatcaaaacctaaatatctggagttaaccagatgtgtagacacaacaggtttggaacaaaccagccaaattatcgatcaatgataaatgagagcctaaacctattgcgagataagtcaaagtcgaggctggaatatcttagaaatatagtttcgaactcttaacctcggagctaaaatactgaggatgaggaaaagtaactaaaaaaaaaaaaagatataaccaaatcattcatattacataccatataagtactttcgagttcatggttggagtaatatccgaccttgataaataacgaggtcggaaacggataatccgaataaactatgcatgaatgcatcgaatttcgagcctaaaatccaaactatgtttgtatgcataaataaacataaacgagttcatcaattataagaatgtgcaaaatatttcgagccaagaaatgtaaagcatgtaaaaaattaaattagttaaagaaattgtatcagccccatgggcgtaattcacaataattacataagaggacgcagccccaatgaccgatctccccgaggtcagactcAATGAAGAGgaatctccttggccttctctgcagcaccggacccctcaggacgaatagcatgactatcctcctgagctccctccgaaacggtaccTGGAGCAGCcttatccttctcgagctgctcagccttctctttctcgagccgttcagcctcttccttgtcgagccgagcattccatcgttcgaggaaggatgcctcgtggggacccaaaaaactggtgtccagttcttcgttataggcccacatccggtacatggctgaatcgaccgccgtttccttcttttctttgaactcggcagtaaggcgggttttgatatcctccataaggtcgagggtgacggccttatcttcctcgagcttcttattggtctcccgaagctggatgttatctctcttttgctcctcgagttcgtttGTCAGCTTTccaagctccttggccatttcctcacgctccttaaccactgcctcgagcttaatgttcgccgccttcaggtcatcattcgctctaaggtggaggtccctctcctcttgggcgagggtcctgctcgaatggacctcgctgttcagctcgtaattgagctgggcagtgaaagcaagagcctgaaaaaaggaagaaaccatcattagcctcgagacagtatgaatgtaaacaaagggaatataggatacttaccgcggcagtgtgctcgatacccttctcgtacaggacagtgcggtcccgagtgccagttagacactgccactgaggagcctcgaaattgccgtagctctggccgatccgggacattacatccgagatcagcgtagatccgtgaggaccggcagcattatccaccacatacgaatccatatgggtggagatggttagcttctgagctcgggaagcagaaggtcttttggcgagctgggtagaaggcatttgacccgccacaggagtttgggattcgaccacggcagcgataccagtctgcgaggccggcgccaccacagagacgacggcctgcgagggtggtatcgtcgtgggggcgttagtctggccagtcgacgcagcagcagagctcgaagccggcgggggaggaggaggcgttttcctagatttcttggagcctttcccaggctggctggttttcagtccccctgccctggggcgtttgctcctcttggcacccgcattgtcgataagggtgtcgaggtcggagtccatatcgcctgcacaaatcatcacagtgagtcagtaaaagaaatacaagttacttcaacactatatatagagtggtggaagaaaaaacctaactggaactttcccccgagcttgagcttggggaccatgaaattcccccgtcttcagaagaggcggggggagggccttccctataagttggtgataacctcgaaaggtccctataatcattggtcccatactgcacagctatcccattccacatctcgtccgtggtatacatagtgtcgtatttcccgagcccactatcaaacctatggacacagtcatctacccaactccatatgtagaagtggtatctatcctgtgggcacgagactagtctattgggcctgtgttttaataaagtgggggaccacattcgcgaagtaggaagggttttacctccatcggagtccgaactcgaggcttcatcattggcctcgttccccgaccgcggacttctcgagcgaattgggagagatgctttcctttccctcctcggaggaaggatgcctgtgggcagaggcacttcctcccagcgttcatatttgttactggaccagtcagaggttgactggccctgtcccaacaacccacaagctcgtagcttttcctcatgtagcagaaatgagagagacctcctgccataagggagtcggagcaggctctctctgtgctccttcattgtctcgtcaggggtgggacgctgaaagttagctgaaaggcgagatacacttcaactaaacatggattcaagggctaaagattcgagctcaaaaatagaaagtaacgagaatacttacgaatccgcctaaacgaacgatgtcgagacgggaacagaccgtctgtccagaaaaaagccctcttgaagtcagggggatggttcggaaggtcttcaaagatctttgtctctttggggtagctcgaaagatagtagaaaccatctcctccccgagctcgggagggattactcttcaagcaaaagagatataaaatctcttggggtgaaggttctgtccacccctgctcgtgaaacaaggacctcagggcagacagcaccctgtatgaattggtgttgagttggaatggagccaacccaacgaaatcgataAAGtccctgaaaaaggacttcaggggcaacaaagctcctgcccttaggtgttcctggctccaggccgcgtatttcacactggaatcgcggcccccaggagcgaaacagctccgttcatgccttgttggagctcgacacttcagtgtgtccaacgagctaaggccatgaatggccaggatgtcagttatctggtcggaggtggtaaccgagctctggtagaattcggcttcaaacatctccctcctaggctgcgaagacgaaggctccgccattaaggaaaactgaagttcccccgggtggtatgctaccgtgactttcaacgcggggtcgaggggaactggcctaggtccggggttaggctccggatagatggcttcccgaaggacccttctcttcttttcgatgacctcgtcaatctggcggcgatagtgggctcgaatgtcttcttgctcgcgtgcgatctcgtactctttaatccgacgctggttccggacaaagaccgattccgggctcggagatttgggctcgtaagggattgctcgtaatgacccccaccgtctttccagattctgtgatatctaacgagaaagaaaaaatggtgagggccatgcatacaAGGATCACGAACTCGATAGGATGAGCTCGGATATCTAAGGACAAGAAGTTAAGTATTTAGACCCTtgctaaagagtcagagcgtggcTTCCACAGGAAgggaaaaggagcgtggatgatttctttttgaaaatcccgaaattcaagggaaaggagagtggcggttagccaggaaaagcgtttttggttttcgtgtatttgtcaaaacccatgtttttatccaaaagcttaatgaacaagaaacgctgcctaagaacttcaaaacccagaaaatgggaaccacattcaaacgtcgaaactgggtataaaccagagacgaacatccagagtggaagtccagaaagcctaaaaacctatcggttcaaaacctcctatcgcatcatgctaagaacacatactaacgtacacagcaagcacagtataaaaagaacaacaaaaatggcgtacttacacagtgatggtgagtgcagcgaaatcgtcgagtggagaagaggttgcaagaaagaactcactgactcgaacagaccagggttcctttgttttttgggtcgagaaaacatgcacgggatggaagcttcttaagaaagtttctggctttcttgttttttttcttttctttctggtttacaatgaacaaacgtaaagaagaagacgaagaggagatcttatatatataggtgggaaaactgaaatcgatcaggagcgttggttaaaatcctcaacagatcgaatggaggggaatcggtgataagatggcgccgaaaagttgccaaacgaacgatcgtgggcgtgttcccaaggtactcaagtacctaaggtgagcaatacccatctggcacgtgtccatttttaagagtgtgacggtatggttcccagaaagagtagttcaaaagtttccttctcttaggactcgaacaaatacttttgagggggcaaaatgttatatccagatttcgagccatagtaaatatgacctcgaaagctgagttcgcattaaatggtctcgtgagggttagggtatgctctacgattgtaaatcgagcctgcaaagtatgatacatgacctcgagtgtagtgacctcgaaatgatctcgatatcgaaaggtagctctgagagcccctcatcttcaggaacaacttcggagcagggatctcgagctcgatatgctatctcgaaagcaatgttagctcgggagatgtcagtggctcgcacaatgacgtgaaacctgagatgctgaagccttggagatacgctatgatcaccttgaatatcaacaagtattgtagatatgagatgtaatcctcatttaatgatgtaaatccccaagaatcgtgggatattatttagtcagttatgcgtttcctgatctttggggaaagtttccttttatatctgattattggcatttaaagccatttatttttattcacaaaagagtaactacccaaaatatgtgggatagtattctgcatccttctctataaatagagaagtcatgcaccattgtaaaggaccgaaattctgatccttgagagaaaactctggagaattcatgctaaagaattgttcagagacaatcttgagattaataacagagactcgtggactaggcagatttaactgctgaaccacgtaaaaaccgtgtgtctgattcgtttgtttcttttagccattgtctttaattgtttacgtgctctcttcttttatctgttgacgaaaaacggcgtcaacacttttaaaataacaaataacacCATTCACAATATATTAAAAATGAGTAATATGTGtactcaaaatatatataaaaaatatgatttattaaACTAAATTATTACATCactattatcatttttttagtCTGGCAAGGGTGTACCAAACCACATTTCTCATTATATTCAATTTTGTTCCAATGGATAGTCTGCTCCCTCTCATTAAATATATGTATGGATTTTATTGTAACAGTACAGTGTCAAGAGGTTCTCGTCGTAAGGATTGGCTTTTCGGAATGAGATCAAAagttataatattaatataaacataaaatCCAGGCAAGGAGCTTTGACTGGTCTTCGTGCAAGTGATCGCAACGTGCTTGTTTTATTGCTACAAATGAGGCCTAATTAAACAAAGCCCAGGGAGGACACTATACAACGTACCGCAGTAGAGAGTCCCATCAAAAGCTGCATGCACATTGACTGCAGTAATTAAAAATCTACTTGATTTTGACATTTAGGAGAAAGAGAACCAAACCACCATGGACCAGCAAGCACGTGATATTTCCCCTACACTCCTGCTACAGCCACGTGACTCCATGAGAGGTGCTTGCCAAGCTGggttctttttttgttttttgttttggttTACTTTTAAAGTTAATAATATTCGAAAAGGGTAATGACAGCAACTCAAACCCCATTAATTTTTCATCATCTTTATCCAGAAAAAAGAAATTGTAAAAGGATACAGCTTTTGCCTCTATTGTAGCACTTTTAGTAGCTCCTCAACGTGCTCTCTCCCTCGTGGCTTTCAAATACCTCGAAATCAATGACTCAATGCCCCCACCATAGACTCTGTCCCTGCCTCACATTTTCTCACTTCCTCCACTCCACTCTGttgaatttttaataatttaaggCCTAAGCAAGAGTTATTTGACGTACTTTCTGACACAATCCACCACTGTTTTCCATGTCACAAATACGAACCAAGAACACCCAACCATAGACTTAGCCCTTAGTTAAATTCTATTTCTATCTTCTCAAAGAGGGAATAATATTGATGCTTTGATTGAATCTATTGTAGTTTTTCCTCAGCGCCAGCTCTTCAGTGAGACGTCACACCCTCTTATCTCTCTCCCTTTCACTTGAATTAAATATCTTTCTCTTTCACTGAGTTCAAGAGCTGCGCACTACCCTACAAAACTTGATCACTACATGATATCTTTAACCGGACTCATATACTGTGTTCTGGCTTTTCTGTGATCTTTCATTGATTAAGAGCTGCAAATGCAGCTGGGTTTATCcttgttttctttttctgatgGGGAAGAAAGGAGGCTCGTCATGGTTGACCGCTGTGAAAAGGGCATTCAGATCTCCTAATAAAGAGGACGACTTAGAAAAGGTCTTGTTTTTATGTGTATCTTTCTTCTTGTTGAAAGGGAATATCTTTTGGTTACCACTTACCTCGCAGATCAGTATATGGCGGTTTTCTAATATTTTTTCTTGTGCAGAAAAGAGAGAAACGACGGTGGATTTTCAGAAAGCCAACAAATCAACAAGAAACAGTGACACAGCAAAATCAACAAGAACCGAGTAATACTACGGCCCATGTATCAGTTTCGACTGAGCAAACGCATGCACTTGCTATGGCGGTGGCCACTGCCGAGGCTGCAATGGCCACGGCTCAGGCGGCGGTAGAGGTGGCTCGGCTTTCTAGGCCTACTTATCAAGCTAGAGAACATTATGCTGCTATTGTTATACAAACGGCTTTTAGGGGATACTTGGTAAGTGAATAAATAGATCTAAAAACCTCTGCTTCTCTCCCcagattgtaaaaaaaatctgAGAAACTGCAATTTTGAATGATTTGCTTTGTTTTTGTGTGCTTAAAGGCAAGAAGAGCTCTTCGAGCGCTTAAAGGGCTAGTGAAATTGCAGGCTTTGGTGAGGGGTCACAATGTGAGAAAGCAAGCTAAGATGACCCTTAAATGCATGCAAGCTCTGGTTAGAGTTCAGGCTCGGATACTGGATCAACGCGTGAGGCTCTCCCATGACGGCAGTAGAAAGTCAACATTCAGTGACACCACTAGCGTATTTGATTCGCGGCACCTTCAAGACATCTCGGACAGAAAATCCATGGTGAGTTTCATTGGAAAAGCAACATCCTTCTCTTCAAGATAAAATTCTTAAAAGCAGTCAAAAACTTCGTGTTCGTCTTCGTTACAAACTTAAGTGGCTTTGATTTTTATGGTTTTACTTTGAATCAGTACTTTTCTTCCTTACCTTGGTTTCAAATAAAAGTACTGGGAGTAAGTAAGTACCTTTGGCTTAGACGAAGGctaaaaatattaaaacaatGCTTCCAAACTCTTATTCTAACGACTTTTGACTGTTACTTGTCATGCATCACAGTCGAGAGAGGGAAGTAGCGTTGCAGATGATTGGGACGAACGGCCTCACACTGTCGAGGAAGTAAAAGCCATGTTACAACACAGAAAAGAAGCTGCAATGAAGCGTGACAAGAATTCATCCCAGGCTTTCTCTCAACAGGTTTAATTTTACTaactttctctctttttttctgTTACTTTTCTCTGTTTCATTCAACCTCTACATGAGCTTAAACTAGTGCAATTTTTACAACTCTCAATTAAAAAGATATGGAGAAATGGTAGAAGCCCTTCAATGGGCAACGAAGATGAGCTTGAAGAGAGACCAAAATGGCTTGACCGGTGGATGGCTGCAAAACCATGGGAGACCAGAGCAAGAGCTTCAACTGACCAGAGAGACCCCATCAAGACCGTCGAAATGGATACCTCCCAGCCTTATTCATATTTAGCTCCCAATCTTAGAAGGTCAAATCCCAATTACCACCAACATCAGCAgcatcaacaacaacaacaacgacaAAGACCCAATTCACCTCTCCATAGATCTCACCAAAATCAGCACCACCATTCCCCTGTAACGCCCTCACCATCTAAAACTAGGCCTCTTCAAGTACGATCAGCCAGCCCTCGTTGTGGGAGGGAAGACAAAAGCTTCCACACATCTCAAACACCTAGCTTAAGGTCCACCTACTATTACAATGGCCGAGTTGGATCAACATCAACAAGCTCTGCTAGTGCTAATGTTGGCCCCACAGTACCAAATTACATGGCTGCAACAGAGTCAGCTAAAGCTCGGGTTCGGTCTCAGAGTGCTCCGAGGCAGAGACCGTCGACGCCGGAGAGGGAAAGAGGAGGTGGGTCTGCGGCGAAGAAAAGGCTTTCTTTCCCAGTTCCGGATCCTTATGGTGGTGGAATGGTGTACGGAAGTTATGGCCATAATAGCTTGAGGAGTCCGAGCTTTAAGAGCGTTACCTGTTCACATTTGGCTGGAGTGGAACAACAGTCTAACTATTCATCTTGTTACActgagagcttcggtggtgagaTTTCTCCTTCTTCAACTAGTGATCTAAGAAGATGGCTGAGGTAATTAATAAGCTTTGAAGATCAAGTTAAATGACACTTGTTAGTTTTCATTTTCTTAATTTATTAGTTTGTGATTGTGATTTAGTTGTAGCTTTCAGACCCCACCAAAACGATTGGGTTTAGTCTTTTAGAAATTGTTGCTTTTGTGACAGAAAACTCACACATCTTCACCAATCATTAGCATCATCATTAGTTTTTCTTCTTAAAGAGAAGAACTactatatattaattagttttcACTAATCATTTTTTTTAGTTTGAGATTGTGATTAAGATGTAGTTCTCTGACCTCCCCACAAGACCAGTAGATTTTTCAAGTctttatatatatagagattgtTTCCTTTTGTGAATGACACTCCcctttgttattattattgttattataatgTTTTTCATAAGAATTATTGATCGTAGCTTTTTTCGTTTCTTTCTAAAGGCCTTATCTTTTACCATGATCATATGCCGCTGTTCGCAGCTTTGGGTGACACCAATAAAAGAACTGACTACACAGGACCCCACGATTCTTTCTTATCACCAAAGTCTCTTTCTTCACAGAAATTCATAATGATAGGGCCACCAACCTTAGCACAGTGCAATTTAGTAATGGCACTAATACTGGACCTTATCTGCCTCTGGCCCTCTCTGTCTAGTATGAATAGTACGCCTTTGTAACTGTAGCTATCTGTAGAGCGTACTTGAATGGTAACTAATAGAGAAAATCATTGGAAATTGAGATTAAATGCCCTTTTAAAAGTTGTATCCCACTCCAAGTCcaactaaaaataatttactGGAGCTTGGAGGAGTTGTGTTTTCCAAGTTAATTTAAAGataataattgaaaataataatagAGAATAATCCGGTGCCTTTGCAGCTAGCATTTAGAATAAGTGTTATGTTAGTGTTCAAGAAGAAAAGTCAATTGAATTTTGCCAAAAGGAAAATCCAACCAACAAACACCAAAGGCAAATTCATCAATCTTTGACTGTGTTGCATGTAGACCTTAAAAGTCATATGAAATTAATGGACCTGCTAAGAAGTTCATTGATTAATTATTCAAATATAAAAGCTTCAATAAATCTCTACGATATATTCCACAGAATTTTTAAATGAGACATCTAATTATGTGGTACATTTATTATTTAGGCTTTAGACATGGGTTGTCTAGTTTTCTTTTGTGCAAAGGTTTTCTTCTACGAAATTAGATGAGTGACAATTTATTTTATTCGttactttgtttctaaaattaagATTTCGAGGAGCGCATTTTGTCAAATAATGCCTATATCGAAAATTATATCATTTTTTAAAAGAACCAATTTGGTACTCTAATTGAATCCCTTGTACACTTACTTTATATCTTGAGCTCAAATAGCTTCTTagtgatttttattttataagaTTATTGTTGaaccatttttttttatcattcttattattaaaaaaataaaaagaagaatgaaaaaaagaatcggttagaaaaaaaaaagagagaagagaaaagaaaaagaaaaagaataattCAAATTTTCTCTCCACTAACCAATAACTTCTCACCACTAATCACTCCCCACTCTTCTTTACTCCACTTCTTTCATTATCTGACCGAGAAGAAAACTCTCTCAATTGAGAGAGATTACGATTAAAAAATACAGTTAGACAAAAATATAGAGAAAGTTAGTTTTCATCTTCATTTCTACAAAGTACGTATTTAGGGTTTGCTCTTAATTTCTTATCTTTATTTTAAACATCTTTCTTTTCCaatggattttttttattttgtctttgGTTTACTCTGACATAGGTTTTATAAGCCACAAAGGCTTTATAAGCTACAAAAAGTCTTTAAAAGTGAGATATAACGATCTTTTGTCTTCAAAAGTGAGATATTACGATATAATCAAAGAGGAAATGAGAAAATCTTATTTTTACATGTTGTTATGCTGCTCAAATTCACTTAagatcaaaaatgaattttcatATTTGTCATGATCTACTTTGTTCTAGGTTTTTTAAGCTATAAAAGGTCTTCAAAAGTAAAATATAGTCATGAATCATAAAATTCTTCTGGTTATGCTCTCAAATTAAAATAAGAGTACAAgcaaattttctttaattttataaatCTCAACGTTGGTATAATAACATACATCAACAATTCGGTTCAACATGGatgtttacataaaaaaaaaaatccaaaacgCTAATTCAGACAAAAAATTATatgcccaaaaaaaaaaaaattcatattcgCATAATGTATATGCTATATCATATATGCCTAACTAGAACTAAATATGATGATTACACATATATTCAAACGTGGCATTCAAGcctaagagaagaagaaaaaagtttgaaatatatgaaatttatcatatttatattacaTATCAatgtatgcatatatatatatatatggatgcgTGTATTTTTTTACTACTTATAaatagttactttaatattaattattagatTAAGATTAATGAactatatttatagttgttaattaatatttctaaaaataaattttcattttttcaaatttttggaagggttacctgataaaaaatatgtatttatgatgaaaatataatattgtaaactttttcatttttcaaatgtatgTAAATTTCTAAATATAGTTAGTGTCTTTCTTTGATTGGAAataacattaattatgacaaaaaaaactaaattcaaaattaatttagaaaaaaaatatttacctattggtgacttggtataccaagtcactatgtaccacatatcataattgttagtacccatctatatGTAATAATCATTGAGAagtctttcatatatatatatataaatggtatACAAAATCTGAAACATCCAAACAAAGCATAGTGCCAATGAtgaaagactatatatatatctcttttatataaaaagtgtgtagataataaaaattcttagttttaacggattttttttgttaattttaacggaatattcttacaTTTAACGGTAGAATGTAAACACAActtaaacttaaaataaaataaaataaataattaaacaaattaaaatataatatttttgagatatttttccatgataattatttaaaaataataaaaccatatattttataacattaataaaatttaattaaacttaaacttattaatattatattaaacatataatatataattttttgttgtcactGCACGTTTACCCAAAAAATACCTACTTACTGATGTGGCAAAATTAGAATGCACGTGGGTTGCACGTGACTACTTAGTGATTACATCCAGATCGACCAGCGACCAGAAGAGACGTTGCTCGATGGATTTAAGAAAGATGTTGAACAATACGGCAGAAAATGTGCTGACATATGTGACTAGGCCTGGTCGTGGTAACGAAGCCAGAGTACAAATACAGTTATAAGTAAGATATTTCTAAAATATTTGACGctatttttatgtaaatattatgatttctgttattattttaatatgcttGAATCAAAATGTAGACACGACCCATTGACCCATATGTAtatccttgagtctataaataagactcaagggACTCATTGAAAGCGGGGAATAATTGGTATTTAGAGAGAATCAGTGTTTTATATACACAAACTTTTGTATCCTTTTTGAG
This genomic interval from Humulus lupulus chromosome 8, drHumLupu1.1, whole genome shotgun sequence contains the following:
- the LOC133797423 gene encoding protein IQ-DOMAIN 17-like, which codes for MGKKGGSSWLTAVKRAFRSPNKEDDLEKKREKRRWIFRKPTNQQETVTQQNQQEPSNTTAHVSVSTEQTHALAMAVATAEAAMATAQAAVEVARLSRPTYQAREHYAAIVIQTAFRGYLARRALRALKGLVKLQALVRGHNVRKQAKMTLKCMQALVRVQARILDQRVRLSHDGSRKSTFSDTTSVFDSRHLQDISDRKSMSREGSSVADDWDERPHTVEEVKAMLQHRKEAAMKRDKNSSQAFSQQIWRNGRSPSMGNEDELEERPKWLDRWMAAKPWETRARASTDQRDPIKTVEMDTSQPYSYLAPNLRRSNPNYHQHQQHQQQQQRQRPNSPLHRSHQNQHHHSPVTPSPSKTRPLQVRSASPRCGREDKSFHTSQTPSLRSTYYYNGRVGSTSTSSASANVGPTVPNYMAATESAKARVRSQSAPRQRPSTPERERGGGSAAKKRLSFPVPDPYGGGMVYGSYGHNSLRSPSFKSVTCSHLAGVEQQSNYSSCYTESFGGEISPSSTSDLRRWLR